From a single Alkalihalophilus pseudofirmus genomic region:
- a CDS encoding ribonuclease J has protein sequence MSKQQTEKVRVFALGGVGEIGKNMYGIEVDDDIIVVDAGLMFPDDDMLGVDIVIPDVSYLVEQKDRVRGIILTHGHEDHIGGLSYVLKKINVPVYGTKLTLGLVEEKLKEAGIHRQTTLKLIDSNSRIKVGSTNVSFFRVNHSIPDSVGVCVETSQGAVVHTGDFKFDQTPVDGKQADIGKMAAIGSKGVLCLMSDSTNAERPGTTKSETEVGQGIAEVFEHTDGRIIVTTFASNVHRIQQVIHAAVKANRKLAVVGKSMVRVLSIASKLGYLEMPDNLLIEIDEVNKYKDHQLAILTTGSQGEPMSALTRMAKGAHRQITITEHDTVIIAASAIPGNEQSVSGIIDKLHRIGADVVYGQTKVHASGHGSQEELKLMLNLMKPKFFVPVHGEFRMQHAHRALAVEVGVKEEHIYLVDKGEVIEFTKGQARRGGKVPSGNVLIDGLGVGDVGNIVLRDRRLLSKDGILVVVVTLNKKTGEIVSGPNIISRGFVYVRESEKLLEDSNELVSNILKKCVTENVNEWSSLKSNVREGLSRYLFEQTKRRPMILPIIMEV, from the coding sequence GTGTCAAAGCAACAGACAGAGAAAGTACGTGTTTTTGCCTTAGGTGGAGTCGGAGAAATCGGCAAAAATATGTACGGAATAGAAGTAGACGACGATATTATCGTCGTTGATGCAGGATTAATGTTTCCAGATGATGATATGTTGGGAGTAGACATTGTCATTCCTGATGTATCTTATTTGGTCGAACAAAAAGACCGTGTTAGAGGAATTATTTTAACTCATGGTCATGAGGATCATATCGGCGGTTTAAGTTATGTATTAAAGAAAATTAATGTTCCAGTTTACGGGACAAAACTTACTCTAGGGTTAGTGGAAGAAAAGTTAAAAGAAGCGGGAATACACCGTCAAACGACATTAAAATTAATTGATTCAAATTCAAGAATCAAGGTTGGTTCAACCAATGTCTCGTTTTTCCGAGTGAATCACAGTATTCCTGATTCGGTTGGTGTATGTGTTGAAACGTCGCAAGGAGCGGTCGTACATACGGGAGATTTTAAATTTGATCAAACTCCGGTAGATGGAAAACAAGCAGATATCGGTAAGATGGCTGCCATAGGATCTAAAGGAGTTCTTTGCTTGATGTCTGATAGTACGAATGCAGAGCGCCCTGGAACGACAAAATCTGAAACTGAAGTTGGACAAGGAATTGCAGAAGTATTTGAACATACAGATGGCCGTATAATAGTGACCACCTTTGCTTCAAATGTTCACCGAATTCAGCAAGTTATTCATGCAGCTGTTAAAGCGAACCGCAAATTAGCTGTCGTCGGTAAAAGCATGGTTCGTGTGTTATCCATTGCTTCAAAATTAGGTTATTTAGAAATGCCAGATAACCTCCTTATTGAGATTGATGAAGTGAATAAATACAAAGATCATCAATTAGCAATATTAACAACAGGCAGTCAAGGCGAGCCGATGAGTGCGTTAACAAGAATGGCTAAAGGTGCACACCGTCAAATAACGATTACAGAACATGATACCGTTATTATCGCTGCATCGGCTATCCCTGGTAATGAACAATCTGTTTCAGGTATTATCGATAAATTGCACCGCATTGGAGCAGATGTCGTATATGGCCAAACAAAAGTGCATGCTTCAGGCCACGGTAGTCAAGAAGAGTTAAAGCTGATGCTCAACTTAATGAAACCTAAGTTCTTCGTTCCTGTTCATGGGGAATTCCGTATGCAGCATGCGCACCGTGCTCTAGCTGTTGAAGTTGGGGTTAAAGAAGAACATATCTATCTTGTTGATAAGGGGGAAGTCATTGAGTTTACAAAAGGACAAGCTAGAAGGGGAGGCAAAGTACCTTCTGGAAATGTTTTAATCGATGGCTTAGGTGTAGGAGATGTTGGTAATATTGTATTACGCGATCGCCGCCTCTTATCAAAAGACGGTATTCTGGTAGTCGTTGTTACGTTAAATAAGAAAACCGGTGAGATAGTTTCAGGTCCAAACATTATTTCTCGTGGATTTGTGTATGTACGTGAATCAGAGAAACTTCTTGAAGATTCAAATGAGCTTGTAAGCAATATTTTAAAGAAATGTGTAACTGAGAACGTTAATGAATGGTCTTCACTTAAGAGTAATGTTCGTGAAGGGTTAAGCCGTTATTTGTTCGAACAAACGAAACGAAGACCAATGATACTTCCAATTATTATGGAGGTATAA
- the dapA gene encoding 4-hydroxy-tetrahydrodipicolinate synthase gives MDFGHVWTAMVTPFDSLGNVDFDKTRKLIDYLLDRGTDALVIAGTTGESPTLTKEEKISLFHLAVKHVNKRAAVIAGTGSNNTAQTIKLTKEAAEAGVDGVMLVTPYYNKPSQQGLYDHFHAVAASTKLPVMLYNVPGRTSVNLEAETVIRLSEIENITAVKEASGDLEQMAAIIEGTAEDFFVYSGDDSLTIPALAIGADGIVSVVSHVAGKQMQQMIQSFIAGNVVKAGDIHRKLLPVMKAMFHAPNPTCVKYALQVCGLDTGGVRLPLVPLTAQEQYVVKTTIEESNL, from the coding sequence ATGGATTTTGGCCATGTTTGGACGGCTATGGTCACTCCGTTTGATTCGTTAGGTAATGTTGATTTTGATAAAACACGAAAGCTGATTGATTATTTGCTTGACCGTGGGACAGATGCGTTGGTGATTGCTGGTACTACTGGCGAATCCCCTACGCTTACAAAAGAAGAAAAAATTTCGTTGTTTCATTTGGCTGTGAAACACGTAAATAAAAGAGCCGCTGTTATTGCTGGAACTGGCAGCAATAACACGGCTCAAACAATTAAATTAACAAAAGAAGCAGCTGAGGCCGGCGTGGATGGTGTTATGCTTGTAACACCATACTATAATAAGCCTTCACAGCAAGGATTGTATGATCATTTTCATGCTGTGGCCGCATCTACAAAACTGCCTGTTATGCTCTATAATGTGCCAGGGAGAACCTCTGTCAATTTAGAAGCTGAAACCGTAATTAGGCTATCAGAAATAGAGAACATTACAGCAGTAAAAGAAGCGAGTGGCGATTTGGAGCAAATGGCCGCTATTATCGAAGGAACGGCTGAGGATTTTTTTGTTTACAGCGGTGATGATTCACTTACGATTCCTGCATTAGCCATCGGCGCTGATGGGATCGTCTCGGTTGTTTCTCACGTGGCTGGTAAACAAATGCAGCAAATGATTCAATCATTTATAGCTGGGAATGTAGTGAAAGCAGGTGATATTCACCGAAAACTTTTACCTGTAATGAAAGCCATGTTTCATGCGCCAAATCCAACTTGTGTAAAATATGCTTTACAAGTATGCGGATTGGATACAGGCGGCGTGAGACTTCCTTTGGTTCCTCTAACAGCGCAAGAACAGTACGTTGTAAAAACAACGATTGAAGAGTCTAACCTTTAA
- the dapG gene encoding aspartate kinase, with translation MKIIVQKFGGTSVRDEEVRKKAAQHVMKSVQEGYKVIVVVSAMGRKGEPYATDTLLGLVDSNHISKREQDLLVSCGEVISSVVFTELINELGANAMALTGAQAGFRTNDDFTSAKILEMRSDHLKKLLETKDVVVVAGFQGQSKTGEITTLGRGGSDTSATALGAAVGAEWVDIFTDVEGVMTADPRIVSDARALDTMTYNEICNMAYQGAKVIHPRAVEIAMQAKIPIHIRSTHSQSRGTLVTSMLSDKAAQDVQDRTITGIAHLSNITQIKVLAKDGQFDLQEKVFKAMANEKISVDFININPRGVVYTVSDEVADRALLILKEMGYEPEVQRHCAKVSAVGAGMSGVPGVTAKIVGALSRENIQILQSADSHTTIWILVKEEDMKKAVNALHYMFHLEEAGNKQL, from the coding sequence ATGAAGATTATCGTTCAAAAATTTGGAGGAACCTCTGTTAGAGATGAGGAGGTTCGAAAAAAAGCAGCGCAGCATGTGATGAAATCTGTTCAGGAAGGCTACAAAGTGATTGTTGTAGTATCTGCTATGGGACGAAAAGGTGAACCTTATGCAACAGATACTCTTCTTGGGCTGGTTGATTCTAACCATATATCAAAACGGGAACAGGACCTTCTGGTTTCATGCGGGGAAGTCATTTCATCTGTCGTATTCACAGAGCTGATCAATGAGCTTGGAGCTAACGCAATGGCCTTAACAGGTGCTCAGGCTGGCTTTAGAACAAATGATGATTTTACAAGTGCTAAAATCCTTGAAATGCGTTCGGATCACCTTAAGAAGCTTTTAGAAACGAAGGATGTAGTGGTTGTTGCTGGATTCCAGGGTCAATCTAAAACAGGGGAAATTACGACACTAGGGCGTGGTGGAAGTGATACGTCTGCCACTGCTCTTGGAGCTGCAGTAGGAGCTGAATGGGTCGATATTTTCACAGACGTTGAAGGGGTCATGACAGCAGATCCGAGAATCGTCTCAGATGCAAGAGCGCTTGATACGATGACTTACAATGAAATCTGTAATATGGCGTATCAAGGGGCAAAAGTGATTCATCCGCGTGCAGTAGAAATTGCCATGCAGGCTAAAATCCCTATTCATATTCGTTCTACCCATTCACAAAGCCGAGGTACGCTTGTTACATCTATGCTTTCCGATAAGGCAGCACAGGATGTTCAAGACAGAACGATAACGGGGATTGCTCATCTGTCAAACATCACGCAAATTAAAGTGCTGGCTAAAGATGGGCAGTTTGATCTTCAAGAGAAAGTATTTAAGGCTATGGCCAATGAGAAGATCAGTGTTGATTTTATTAATATTAATCCAAGAGGGGTCGTCTACACAGTGTCTGATGAAGTAGCTGACCGTGCTCTGTTAATTTTAAAAGAAATGGGATATGAGCCTGAAGTTCAAAGGCATTGTGCAAAAGTTTCTGCGGTAGGTGCAGGAATGAGCGGTGTGCCTGGGGTAACGGCTAAAATTGTTGGAGCCTTGTCGCGTGAAAACATCCAAATACTGCAATCGGCCGACTCTCATACAACGATCTGGATACTCGTCAAAGAAGAAGATATGAAAAAAGCGGTTAATGCACTACATTACATGTTCCATTTAGAAGAAGCAGGGAATAAGCAACTGTAA
- the asd gene encoding aspartate-semialdehyde dehydrogenase produces MTTSNYHVAVVGATGAVGQQMLKTLEERNFPIGKLTLLSSKRSAGKEITFKGETYIVEEATPESFEGVHVALFSAGGSVSKALAPEAVKRGAIVVDNTSAFRMDADVPLVVPEVNEEDLRNHNGIIANPNCSTIQMVVALEPIRKQYGLTKVVVSTYQAVSGAGLEAIEEMKSQTQSILNGEEFTPEILPVGGDKKHYQIAFNAVPQIDLFQENGYTFEEMKMINETKKIMHMESLEVAATCVRLPIETGHSESVYIETEKSGATVEELKELLKTAPGVTLQDDPANQVYPMAADCVGREDVFVGRIRRDLDRDNGYHMWVVSDNLIKGAAWNSVQIAESLVKLQLLS; encoded by the coding sequence ATGACAACATCAAACTATCATGTAGCTGTTGTAGGTGCAACAGGTGCGGTCGGACAACAAATGCTAAAAACATTAGAGGAGCGCAATTTTCCAATTGGGAAATTAACTTTACTTTCATCCAAGCGTTCAGCTGGTAAAGAAATCACTTTTAAAGGTGAAACATATATCGTAGAAGAGGCTACTCCTGAATCTTTTGAAGGAGTTCACGTTGCTCTATTTAGTGCTGGAGGGTCTGTATCAAAAGCACTCGCACCAGAAGCCGTAAAGCGTGGTGCTATTGTTGTTGACAATACAAGTGCATTTAGAATGGATGCCGATGTTCCGCTTGTTGTGCCTGAAGTAAATGAAGAAGATCTTCGTAATCACAACGGAATTATTGCCAACCCTAACTGCTCTACCATTCAAATGGTTGTAGCGCTTGAGCCGATCCGTAAACAGTATGGCTTAACAAAAGTAGTTGTGTCTACTTATCAAGCGGTATCTGGGGCAGGGCTTGAAGCTATTGAAGAAATGAAGAGCCAAACACAATCTATTTTAAATGGAGAAGAATTCACTCCTGAAATACTTCCGGTTGGCGGAGATAAAAAGCATTATCAAATTGCATTTAACGCTGTTCCGCAAATTGATTTATTCCAAGAGAATGGCTATACATTTGAAGAAATGAAAATGATTAATGAAACAAAGAAAATTATGCATATGGAATCGCTAGAGGTTGCGGCTACTTGTGTACGTCTTCCGATTGAAACAGGACATTCTGAATCTGTATACATTGAGACAGAAAAAAGCGGCGCAACTGTAGAGGAGTTAAAGGAATTATTAAAAACAGCTCCAGGTGTTACCCTTCAAGATGATCCAGCAAATCAAGTCTATCCGATGGCTGCTGATTGTGTCGGCAGGGAAGATGTATTTGTCGGCCGTATCCGTCGCGATCTTGATCGTGATAATGGTTACCACATGTGGGTTGTTTCAGATAACCTTATTAAAGGTGCTGCATGGAATTCAGTTCAAATTGCTGAGAGCTTAGTAAAATTACAACTGTTATCGTAG
- the dpaB gene encoding dipicolinate synthase subunit B — MSLKGKHIGFGLTGSHCTYDAVLPEMQKLVDLGAKVTPFVTYTVESTDTKFGDSADWLTKIKEITSEPIVNSIVKAEPFGPKTPLDCMVVAPITGNSTSKFANALTDSPVLMGAKATLRNGNPVVLGISTNDALGLNGVNIMRLMATKNIYFIPFGQDDPVKKPNSLVARMEALVDTVESALAGVQYQPVLVEKFKD; from the coding sequence ATGTCTTTAAAAGGAAAGCATATAGGATTTGGTTTAACAGGATCTCATTGTACGTATGATGCTGTACTGCCAGAAATGCAAAAGCTGGTAGACCTAGGGGCAAAAGTAACACCTTTTGTCACATATACAGTCGAATCTACTGATACGAAATTTGGGGACAGTGCAGACTGGTTAACCAAAATTAAAGAAATCACTTCAGAACCGATTGTTAATTCAATAGTAAAGGCGGAACCATTTGGTCCGAAAACTCCGCTTGATTGTATGGTTGTCGCACCTATTACAGGTAATTCAACGAGTAAGTTTGCTAATGCATTAACAGATTCCCCTGTATTAATGGGAGCTAAAGCAACACTTAGAAATGGAAACCCTGTTGTTCTTGGCATATCAACAAATGATGCCCTCGGACTTAACGGTGTAAATATCATGCGTTTAATGGCAACGAAAAATATTTACTTTATTCCATTCGGGCAGGACGATCCTGTTAAAAAACCTAACTCGCTTGTTGCTAGAATGGAAGCATTAGTGGATACAGTGGAGTCTGCCTTAGCTGGCGTACAGTATCAGCCTGTGCTGGTAGAAAAATTCAAAGATTAG
- the dpaA gene encoding dipicolinic acid synthetase subunit A, with the protein MLTGKVIVVIGGDARQLEIIRKLSTLDAKLSLVGFDQLDDGYIGASKQSIDDVKWNKVDAILLPVSGMNNEGEIETIFSNEKVTLTPEMFSQTPQHCTIFSGITNDTLNQYVKKAKRRLVKLMDRDDIAIYNSIPTAEGTIMMAIQHTDITIHSACVAVIGLGRVGMSVARTFDALGANVKVGANESHQLARITEMGLTPFHTDHLKEELADVDICINTVPELIITAKVLAEMPLHALIIDLASKPGGTDFRYAEKRGMKALLAPGLPGIVAPKTAGKILANVLSDLLQED; encoded by the coding sequence ATGTTAACGGGTAAAGTAATAGTCGTCATCGGGGGTGACGCAAGACAGCTTGAGATTATTCGCAAATTATCAACGCTGGATGCAAAGCTTTCATTAGTTGGTTTTGACCAATTAGATGATGGTTATATAGGGGCATCCAAGCAATCGATTGATGATGTGAAGTGGAATAAAGTCGATGCGATCTTGCTTCCGGTAAGCGGAATGAACAATGAAGGGGAAATTGAAACCATTTTCTCGAATGAAAAAGTAACATTAACACCCGAGATGTTCAGTCAAACACCTCAGCATTGCACCATTTTTTCAGGGATCACAAATGACACCCTTAATCAATACGTAAAAAAAGCGAAACGAAGACTTGTTAAATTAATGGATAGAGATGATATAGCTATTTATAACTCGATTCCTACTGCAGAAGGAACCATTATGATGGCAATACAACATACGGATATTACGATCCATAGTGCGTGTGTAGCTGTTATAGGATTAGGTCGAGTAGGAATGTCTGTAGCGAGAACATTTGATGCCCTAGGTGCAAATGTTAAAGTTGGGGCAAACGAGTCACATCAACTAGCAAGAATCACAGAAATGGGATTAACGCCTTTTCATACCGATCACTTAAAAGAAGAATTAGCAGATGTAGATATATGCATTAACACCGTTCCCGAATTAATCATTACTGCAAAGGTTCTCGCAGAGATGCCGCTGCACGCTCTTATTATTGATCTAGCCTCAAAGCCAGGGGGGACGGACTTTAGGTATGCTGAAAAGAGAGGGATGAAAGCACTGCTTGCACCAGGTCTCCCAGGAATTGTCGCCCCTAAAACGGCTGGGAAAATATTAGCCAATGTACTTTCAGATCTCTTGCAAGAAGATTAG
- a CDS encoding YlmC/YmxH family sporulation protein: protein MRLSEISNKEIIDYQKGERMGILGQTDLLINEETGEIEAFIVPTMKWFGFGKKEKEVTVYWNQIKKIGQDMIIIDMGFPD from the coding sequence ATGCGGCTAAGTGAGATCAGCAACAAAGAAATCATTGATTACCAAAAAGGAGAACGCATGGGAATCCTAGGTCAGACAGACCTACTGATTAATGAGGAAACGGGAGAAATTGAAGCGTTTATTGTACCGACGATGAAATGGTTTGGATTTGGTAAAAAAGAAAAAGAAGTGACGGTATATTGGAATCAAATTAAAAAGATTGGTCAAGATATGATTATCATAGATATGGGTTTTCCTGATTAA
- a CDS encoding M16 family metallopeptidase: protein MIQKIELDNGVRIMAEAIPTVRSVSIGVWIGTGSRYEEVHENGISHFLEHMFFKGTKKRSAADIAEAFDKIGGQVNAFTSKEYTCYYAKVLDEHAPIAVDVLSDMFFNSEFEAKELQKERNVVLEEIKMVDDTPDDIVHDLLSKAAYGEHSLGYPILGTQETLKTFDEEALRSYMDRYYTGDHVVISIAGNITDEVIQSIKDIFKEVKPTTYQYEASAPRFQSELITRKKETEQAHLCLAYPGLEIGNKDVYSLILLNNLLGGSMSSRLFQEIREKRGLCYSVFSYHSSYQDSGMLTVYAGTALEQLDELVVALNQTTSRLCEAGMNEKELQNGKEQLKGSLMLSLESTNSRMSRNGKNELMLKRHRTLDDILAEINNVTLENVNRLAQSLLSTEPAISLISSTGEVPKSLRA, encoded by the coding sequence TTGATACAAAAGATTGAATTAGATAATGGTGTACGAATTATGGCAGAGGCAATTCCGACGGTAAGGTCTGTTTCTATTGGAGTATGGATAGGAACAGGTTCTCGTTATGAAGAAGTGCATGAAAATGGTATTTCCCACTTTTTAGAGCATATGTTCTTTAAAGGCACAAAAAAGCGAAGTGCTGCAGATATTGCCGAGGCATTTGATAAAATCGGCGGTCAAGTGAATGCATTTACCTCAAAAGAATATACGTGCTATTATGCAAAAGTGCTGGATGAGCATGCACCGATTGCTGTAGATGTATTATCGGACATGTTCTTCAACTCTGAATTTGAGGCGAAAGAGCTTCAAAAAGAAAGAAATGTCGTGCTTGAAGAAATAAAAATGGTGGATGATACTCCTGATGATATTGTACATGATCTCTTAAGTAAGGCGGCTTATGGTGAACATTCATTAGGCTATCCTATTTTAGGAACACAAGAGACTCTTAAAACATTCGATGAAGAGGCGCTACGTTCTTACATGGACCGTTACTATACTGGAGACCATGTGGTCATTTCTATTGCAGGAAATATAACGGATGAGGTCATTCAATCGATCAAAGATATTTTCAAAGAGGTTAAACCAACAACTTATCAATATGAAGCCAGTGCACCACGCTTTCAATCGGAGTTGATTACACGTAAAAAGGAAACGGAACAAGCACATTTATGTCTTGCTTATCCTGGTTTAGAAATTGGCAATAAAGATGTCTATTCCTTAATTCTGCTAAATAACTTACTAGGAGGCAGCATGAGCAGCCGCCTGTTCCAAGAAATTAGAGAAAAGCGTGGATTATGTTATTCCGTATTTTCTTACCATTCCTCCTATCAAGACAGCGGTATGTTGACCGTCTATGCAGGTACGGCATTAGAGCAATTAGATGAGCTGGTAGTTGCCCTTAATCAGACAACAAGCCGACTGTGTGAAGCAGGAATGAATGAAAAAGAACTTCAAAATGGGAAAGAACAATTAAAAGGAAGCTTAATGCTAAGTTTAGAAAGTACCAATTCAAGAATGAGCAGAAACGGTAAAAATGAGTTGATGTTAAAGCGCCATCGCACGTTAGACGATATTTTAGCTGAGATCAATAATGTTACATTAGAAAATGTTAATCGTCTTGCTCAATCACTGCTTTCCACTGAACCTGCTATTTCACTTATTAGTTCAACCGGAGAAGTTCCTAAATCGTTAAGAGCCTAA
- a CDS encoding polysaccharide deacetylase family protein, which produces MKKFVSVLFLGCCLMVISFGAVQNPFSLQYINELKQDTTMVMKQQDPLYEEIELNKEQFEEDAIDARVDPVWKALPGYNGLKVDVDASYDKMKKLGTFNEDRLVFKETAPSVHLEDLPPTPIYKGNEKKPMVSFLVNVAWGNEYIPEMLKVMKDYGVKSTFFLDGSWVKNNPKMATMILEQGHEIGNHAYSHPDMKSLTTERVNEELQKTNDVILATLDVTPKWFAPPSGSYSQRVVDQARAHGMMTILWSVDTVDWKKPHPDEMVNRVLNKVHPGAMVLMHPTEPTAAGLKEMIEGIQAKGLELGTVSELMSETRIHNGVTLDD; this is translated from the coding sequence ATGAAAAAGTTTGTATCTGTGTTATTTCTAGGCTGCTGTTTAATGGTTATTTCTTTTGGAGCGGTGCAAAATCCGTTCTCTTTGCAATACATAAATGAATTGAAGCAAGATACAACAATGGTTATGAAGCAGCAAGATCCTCTTTATGAAGAAATTGAACTGAATAAAGAACAATTTGAAGAAGATGCGATAGATGCAAGGGTGGATCCGGTCTGGAAGGCTCTCCCTGGCTACAACGGGTTAAAGGTTGACGTTGATGCCTCCTATGATAAGATGAAGAAGCTGGGAACATTTAATGAGGATAGGCTTGTATTTAAGGAAACAGCACCGTCGGTTCATTTAGAGGACCTGCCTCCGACACCTATTTATAAAGGGAATGAAAAAAAGCCCATGGTCAGTTTTTTAGTGAATGTGGCATGGGGAAATGAGTATATTCCTGAAATGTTAAAGGTGATGAAGGATTACGGTGTGAAGTCGACCTTTTTTTTAGATGGATCTTGGGTTAAAAACAATCCGAAAATGGCTACAATGATACTAGAACAAGGTCATGAAATAGGAAATCATGCATACTCGCATCCTGATATGAAATCACTAACTACTGAAAGAGTAAATGAAGAATTACAAAAAACAAATGACGTCATACTTGCTACGTTAGATGTTACACCTAAGTGGTTTGCCCCGCCTAGCGGAAGTTATTCTCAAAGAGTGGTAGATCAAGCTCGTGCTCATGGAATGATGACCATCCTATGGTCGGTTGATACTGTAGACTGGAAAAAACCACATCCTGATGAAATGGTCAATCGTGTTTTAAATAAAGTACATCCTGGAGCGATGGTTTTGATGCATCCAACCGAGCCTACAGCGGCCGGGCTCAAGGAGATGATTGAAGGGATTCAAGCAAAAGGGCTTGAACTTGGTACGGTTTCAGAATTAATGAGTGAGACAAGAATTCATAATGGTGTAACCCTGGATGACTAA